In one window of Microtus pennsylvanicus isolate mMicPen1 chromosome 2, mMicPen1.hap1, whole genome shotgun sequence DNA:
- the LOC142844263 gene encoding beta-Ala-His dipeptidase-like, giving the protein MEELQTIHKASGLHPSNSPLTQSQDGFLLLTSSALAPAGAFDEPGTKTVIPGRVIGKFSIRLVPHMNLSVVEKQVKQHLEAVFSKRNSSNKMTVSIVLGLHPWTANISDPQYLAAKRAIKTVFGVDPDMIQDGSTIPIAKLFQTITQKSVMMLPLGAVDDGEHSQNEKINRWNYIQGSKLFATFFLELSKQHS; this is encoded by the exons ATGGAAGAACTGCAGACAATACACAAGGCTTCAGGACTTCACCCCAGCAATTCTCCTTTAACTCAGTCTCAGGATGGATTTCTTCTCCTCACCTCGTCTGCTTTGGCTCCAGCAG GTGCCTTTGATGAGCCTGGAACTAAAACAGTCATCCCTGGTCGAGTCATAGGAAAATTTTCAATCCGCCTTGTCCCTCACATGAATCTGTCTGTGGTAGAGAAACAG GTGAAACAGCATCTGGAAGCTGTGTTCTCCAAAAGAAACAGTTCCAACAAGATGACTGTTTCTATAGTCCTGGGACTCCACCCATGGACGGCCAACATCAGTGACCCTCAGTACCTTGCAGCCAAAAGAGCCATCAAAACAG tGTTTGGAGTAGATCCTGATATGATCCAGGATGGGTCAACCATTCCGATTGCTAAACTCTTCCAGACTATTACACAAAAGAGTGTAATGATGCTTCCACTGGGGGCTGTGGATGATGGGGAGCACTCCCAGAACGAGAAGATCAACAG gtgGAACTACATACAGGGGTCCAAATTATTTGCCACCTTTTTCCTGGAGCTGTCAAAGCAGCACTCATGA